Proteins from one Actinobacillus delphinicola genomic window:
- a CDS encoding tautomerase family protein — translation MIIVYGLKTKIQPRKQQLMDIIFHCLHLELGIPPKKHALRFIGLEAEDYYYPEGRTDDFTVIEINLMQGRTEFTKKRLIKMLFSELEDKLGISPIDVEITIKEQPAHCWGFRGMTGDEARDLTYSIER, via the coding sequence GTGATTATTGTTTATGGTTTAAAAACAAAAATTCAACCTCGCAAACAACAACTAATGGATATCATTTTTCATTGCTTACATCTTGAGCTAGGCATTCCTCCAAAAAAACACGCATTACGTTTTATTGGATTAGAAGCCGAAGATTATTACTATCCAGAAGGTCGTACAGATGACTTTACCGTTATCGAAATTAATCTTATGCAGGGACGTACCGAATTTACTAAAAAACGCTTAATTAAAATGCTATTCAGTGAATTGGAAGATAAACTGGGTATTTCCCCGATAGATGTTGAAATCACGATAAAAGAGCAACCCGCACATTGCTGGGGATTTCGTGGAATGACGGGCGATGAGGCTCGTGACCTAACGTATAGCATCGAACGATAA
- the lpdA gene encoding dihydrolipoyl dehydrogenase, translated as MKEIKTQVVVLGGGPAGYSAAFRCADLGLETVIVERFSTLGGVCLNVGCIPSKALLHVAKVIDEAKSLAAHGVVFGEPKTDLEKIRSWKDKVIGQLTGGLAGMAKMRKVQVINGYANFDSANSMIVTSPEGETKVTFDNAIIAAGSRPIQLPFIPHEDPRIWDSTDALRLKEVPKKLLIMGGGIIGLEMGTVYHALGSQIEVVEMFDQVIPAADKDVVQLFTKQIKDKFTLLLETKVTAVEAKEDGIHVSMEGKNGVDTRVYDAVLVAIGRTPNGKLISAEKAGVNVDERGFIRTDKQMRTNVPHIFAIGDIVGQPMLAHKGVHEGHVAAEVIAGLKHFFDPKTIPSIAYTEPEVAWVGKTEKECKAENINYEVAKFPWAASGRAIASDCSEGMTKLIFDKDSHRIIGGAIVGTNGGELLGEIGLAIEMGCDAEDLALTIHAHPTLYESIGLAAEVFEGSVTDLPNAKAKKK; from the coding sequence ATGAAAGAAATTAAAACTCAAGTTGTTGTACTCGGCGGTGGTCCTGCTGGTTATTCAGCAGCATTCCGTTGTGCTGACTTAGGTTTAGAAACTGTTATCGTTGAACGTTTCTCAACCCTAGGTGGTGTTTGCTTAAACGTAGGTTGTATTCCATCTAAAGCATTATTACACGTAGCAAAAGTTATTGATGAAGCAAAATCTTTAGCAGCTCACGGTGTTGTATTCGGTGAACCTAAAACTGATTTAGAAAAAATCCGTTCTTGGAAAGATAAAGTAATCGGTCAATTAACTGGCGGTTTAGCTGGTATGGCTAAAATGCGTAAAGTTCAAGTGATCAATGGTTATGCAAACTTTGATAGCGCAAACAGCATGATCGTAACTAGCCCAGAAGGCGAAACTAAAGTTACTTTTGATAACGCAATCATCGCTGCTGGTTCACGCCCAATCCAATTACCATTCATTCCACATGAAGATCCACGTATCTGGGATTCAACAGACGCACTTCGCTTAAAAGAAGTTCCTAAGAAACTTCTTATCATGGGCGGTGGTATCATCGGTTTAGAAATGGGTACTGTTTACCATGCACTAGGTTCTCAAATCGAAGTAGTTGAAATGTTCGATCAAGTTATCCCTGCTGCGGATAAAGACGTTGTTCAACTATTCACTAAACAAATCAAAGATAAATTTACCCTTCTTTTAGAAACTAAAGTAACTGCAGTTGAAGCAAAAGAAGACGGTATCCATGTATCTATGGAAGGCAAAAATGGTGTTGATACTCGCGTTTATGACGCAGTACTTGTTGCTATCGGTCGTACACCAAATGGTAAACTTATCTCTGCAGAAAAAGCAGGCGTAAACGTTGATGAACGTGGTTTCATCCGTACTGATAAACAAATGCGTACAAACGTACCTCACATCTTCGCTATCGGTGATATCGTTGGTCAACCAATGCTTGCTCACAAAGGTGTTCATGAAGGTCACGTAGCTGCTGAAGTTATCGCAGGATTAAAACACTTCTTCGATCCAAAAACTATCCCATCTATCGCTTATACTGAGCCAGAAGTTGCATGGGTTGGTAAAACTGAAAAAGAATGTAAAGCAGAAAACATCAACTACGAAGTGGCTAAATTCCCATGGGCTGCATCAGGTCGTGCAATCGCATCTGACTGCTCAGAAGGTATGACTAAACTTATCTTCGATAAAGATTCTCACCGCATTATCGGTGGTGCTATTGTGGGTACTAACGGTGGTGAATTATTAGGTGAAATCGGTTTAGCAATCGAAATGGGTTGTGATGCTGAAGATTTAGCGTTAACTATCCACGCTCACCCTACTCTTTACGAATCAATCGGTTTAGCGGCAGAAGTATTTGAAGGTTCTGTAACTGACTTACCAAATGCAAAAGCGAAAAAGAAATAA
- the aceF gene encoding pyruvate dehydrogenase complex dihydrolipoyllysine-residue acetyltransferase encodes MTKQIDIPDIGSDEVTVTEVMVKPGDKIAVDQSVINVEGDKASMEVPAPEAGVVKEVLVKVGDKVTTGTPMLILEGADAAAAPAPAQAAPAPAAAPAASKVVDVCVPDIGGDEVNVTEIMVKVGDTISEEQSLITVEGDKASMEVPAPIAGTVKEILIKVGDKVSTGSLIMRFEVAGSATDAAPAPAAQATAPAAAATSAIKDVNVPDIGGDEVNVTEIMVKVGDTVSEEQSLITVEGDKASMEVPAPFAGTVKEILIKVGDKVSTGSLIMRFEVAGSAPVAAPAPAAQPAAAAPAPAAAPAPAAQPAAAASASEVESAKSFAHATPVVRRLAREFGVNLDKVKGTGRKGRIMKEDVQAYVKAAVKAVESGAVASGKADGAGLGLLPWPKVNFNKFGETEVQPLSRIKKISGANLHRNWVMIPHVTQWDKADITGLEAFRKERNAFLAKTKQDVKITPLVFIMKAAAKALEQFPLFNSSLSEDGESVILKKYVNIGVAVDTPNGLVVPVFKDVNKKGVLELSRELMEVSQKARQGKLTGSDMQGGCFTISSLGGIGGTHFTPIVNAPEVAILGVSKSDMEPVWNGKEFEPRLMLPLSLSYDHRVIDGADGARFITFLSQVLADLRHLAM; translated from the coding sequence ATGACAAAACAAATCGATATTCCTGATATTGGTAGTGACGAAGTAACAGTAACGGAAGTAATGGTAAAACCAGGCGACAAAATCGCAGTTGACCAATCTGTTATCAATGTAGAAGGCGACAAAGCATCTATGGAAGTTCCTGCACCAGAAGCAGGCGTTGTAAAAGAAGTTCTCGTAAAAGTGGGCGACAAAGTTACAACTGGTACTCCAATGTTAATTCTTGAAGGTGCAGACGCAGCAGCGGCTCCAGCACCAGCTCAAGCAGCTCCTGCTCCAGCAGCAGCACCTGCAGCATCAAAAGTGGTTGATGTTTGCGTTCCAGACATCGGCGGTGACGAAGTTAACGTAACTGAAATCATGGTTAAAGTTGGCGACACTATTTCTGAAGAACAATCTTTAATCACTGTTGAAGGTGATAAAGCATCTATGGAAGTTCCAGCACCAATCGCAGGTACCGTTAAAGAAATCTTAATCAAAGTAGGCGACAAAGTTTCTACTGGTTCTTTAATCATGCGTTTTGAAGTTGCAGGAAGCGCAACTGATGCAGCACCTGCTCCAGCAGCACAAGCAACTGCACCAGCAGCGGCAGCAACTTCTGCAATTAAAGATGTAAACGTTCCAGATATCGGCGGTGATGAAGTTAACGTAACTGAAATCATGGTTAAAGTAGGTGACACTGTTTCTGAAGAACAATCTTTAATCACTGTTGAAGGTGATAAAGCATCTATGGAAGTGCCAGCACCATTCGCAGGTACTGTTAAAGAAATCCTAATCAAAGTAGGCGACAAAGTTTCTACTGGTTCTTTAATCATGCGTTTTGAAGTTGCGGGAAGCGCACCAGTTGCGGCACCTGCTCCAGCAGCACAACCTGCAGCAGCGGCTCCAGCTCCAGCGGCAGCACCTGCTCCAGCAGCTCAACCAGCAGCGGCAGCAAGCGCATCTGAAGTTGAATCTGCAAAATCTTTCGCACACGCAACTCCTGTTGTTCGTCGTTTAGCTCGTGAATTTGGCGTTAACTTAGACAAAGTTAAAGGTACTGGTCGTAAAGGTCGTATCATGAAAGAAGACGTTCAAGCTTACGTTAAAGCAGCGGTTAAAGCAGTTGAAAGTGGTGCAGTCGCAAGCGGTAAAGCAGACGGTGCTGGCTTAGGTTTATTACCATGGCCAAAAGTTAACTTCAACAAATTCGGTGAAACTGAAGTTCAACCATTATCTCGCATCAAAAAAATCTCTGGTGCAAACTTACACCGTAACTGGGTAATGATTCCACACGTTACTCAATGGGATAAAGCAGACATCACTGGTCTTGAAGCTTTCCGTAAAGAACGCAATGCATTCTTAGCGAAAACTAAACAAGACGTTAAAATTACTCCACTTGTTTTCATCATGAAAGCAGCGGCAAAAGCACTTGAACAATTCCCATTATTCAACAGCTCATTAAGCGAAGATGGCGAAAGCGTTATCTTGAAAAAATATGTAAATATCGGTGTTGCTGTTGATACACCAAACGGCTTAGTTGTTCCTGTATTTAAAGATGTAAACAAAAAAGGCGTTCTTGAACTTTCTCGTGAATTAATGGAAGTTTCACAAAAAGCACGTCAAGGTAAATTAACTGGTAGCGACATGCAAGGCGGATGCTTCACTATTTCTAGCCTTGGTGGTATCGGTGGTACTCACTTCACTCCAATCGTGAATGCACCAGAAGTTGCTATCTTAGGTGTATCTAAATCAGATATGGAACCAGTATGGAACGGTAAAGAATTTGAACCACGCTTAATGCTTCCATTATCATTATCATACGATCACCGTGTGATCGATGGTGCTGATGGTGCGCGTTTCATCACATTCTTAAGCCAAGTTCTTGCTGACTTACGTCATTTAGCAATGTAA